One segment of Thermosynechococcus sp. HN-54 DNA contains the following:
- a CDS encoding mechanosensitive ion channel: protein MGALLSQVVIAVVLLIIGWIVATILAKVTQSLLKRTRFDERLTQFVGGDDSLRGLSMTRILAGVVFWVIFLLAVVAFLDALRLTTVSQPLNAFLNQVFSFLPKLGAAILLAAVAWVVATLAKIMVVQSARSLNLDRPLQEVAVEESSQEAAPPLLVSETLGNALYWFVFLFFLPLILGVLDLRGPLQPVQNLLNDILGALPFVLKAGIIAVVGWFVARIVRGLVINLMTAMGIQRIGQRLGLGQTSLGQSLATVIGTIVYVLILIPTAIASLDALQIVAITEPAIAMLNQVLTALPRIFTAVIILILAYVIGRFVAETVQSFLQTIGFNQVVVWLGIESVPATAEEPEARPPAERPYRWRQPSEVVGIVTLVGIILIGAIAAVEVLNIPALSAFVSALVVILGRVLVGILILAVGLYFANLAFRILASSGTSQARFLAQAARIAIMTFVGAMALQHMGVATSIVNLAFGLLFGSIAVAIALAFGLGCRAIAAAQVEEWIALLKGKNSNPE from the coding sequence TTGGGTGCTCTTTTAAGCCAAGTGGTCATTGCCGTTGTTCTGTTGATCATTGGCTGGATTGTTGCAACCATTTTGGCAAAGGTGACGCAATCGCTCCTTAAGCGGACACGGTTTGATGAACGGTTGACTCAGTTTGTCGGGGGTGATGACTCCCTACGGGGTCTATCCATGACCCGAATTCTTGCAGGGGTGGTCTTTTGGGTCATCTTTTTGCTGGCAGTGGTGGCCTTTTTGGATGCGCTGCGTTTGACAACGGTGTCCCAGCCCCTCAATGCGTTTCTCAATCAAGTTTTTAGTTTCTTGCCGAAACTGGGGGCAGCTATTTTGCTGGCGGCGGTAGCTTGGGTGGTGGCTACCCTAGCAAAAATTATGGTTGTGCAGTCTGCCCGCTCTTTGAATTTGGATCGTCCGCTGCAAGAGGTAGCCGTTGAAGAAAGTTCGCAAGAGGCTGCACCGCCGCTGCTTGTCAGCGAAACCTTGGGGAATGCCCTTTATTGGTTTGTCTTTCTTTTTTTCTTGCCCTTGATCTTGGGGGTGCTCGACCTCCGAGGCCCCCTGCAGCCGGTGCAAAATCTCCTCAATGATATTTTGGGGGCACTGCCCTTTGTGCTCAAGGCAGGGATTATTGCGGTTGTGGGTTGGTTTGTTGCCCGCATTGTGCGGGGATTAGTGATCAACCTGATGACTGCGATGGGAATTCAGCGGATTGGTCAGCGCTTGGGTCTTGGGCAAACCAGTTTAGGCCAGTCTCTGGCGACGGTTATTGGCACGATTGTCTATGTCTTAATTTTGATCCCGACAGCGATCGCCAGCCTCGACGCCCTGCAAATTGTGGCAATCACAGAACCGGCAATAGCGATGCTGAACCAAGTGCTGACCGCCTTGCCGCGAATTTTTACTGCGGTGATTATCTTAATTTTGGCCTATGTGATTGGTCGCTTTGTCGCCGAGACTGTGCAGAGCTTTCTACAAACGATTGGTTTTAATCAGGTGGTTGTCTGGTTGGGTATTGAATCTGTCCCTGCCACTGCTGAAGAACCTGAAGCTCGTCCCCCTGCGGAGCGTCCTTATCGCTGGCGGCAACCCTCTGAAGTTGTGGGAATTGTAACTTTAGTGGGGATTATTCTCATTGGAGCGATCGCGGCGGTGGAGGTGCTCAATATTCCTGCCCTCAGTGCTTTTGTCAGTGCCCTTGTGGTGATCCTCGGTCGGGTGCTCGTGGGTATCCTCATCTTGGCTGTGGGGCTATACTTTGCCAACTTGGCGTTTCGGATTCTCGCTAGTTCGGGAACTTCCCAAGCCCGTTTTCTGGCTCAAGCGGCACGGATTGCAATCATGACGTTTGTGGGGGCAATGGCGCTCCAGCACATGGGCGTTGCCACCAGTATTGTTAACCTTGCCTTTGGCTTACTCTTTGGCTCCATTGCGGTGGCGATCGCCCTCGCTTTTGGGTTGGGATGTCGCGCGATCGCGGCCGCTCAGGTGGAAGAGTGGATTGCCTTGCTCAAGGGTAAAAACTCTAATCCAGAGTAA
- a CDS encoding transposase — protein MASFSVLVKSILKQLSPCDYPVLNSQLFFKIWLTYILDQGLTSMRALFYRLNHSGITVDMSTFSKANKTRTTTLFERIYTHLMSQARKRHRCSSLMLFPIDSTVITLTSKLFWFYKYHQVKLITGFDLTENILGKAVVSFGERHDLSFQDEILEMIPENAVAIMDRGFASWRFLERLSERKCLFVVRIKNNMRMKLNHERYRVVQFFDEHGTEFRIATNLMHLSDEEVSELYRHRWGIENLWKFLKMHLSLDKLITKSLNGVINQIYMVLIGYLILELMEIPEYFGRKLLDKLRYLQLELSRRCSIVHWSFDWQPELLVT, from the coding sequence ATGGCATCTTTTTCAGTTCTTGTCAAGTCTATTCTCAAGCAGCTCAGCCCTTGCGACTACCCCGTCCTCAACTCTCAATTGTTCTTCAAAATCTGGTTGACCTACATTCTCGACCAAGGATTAACCAGCATGAGAGCCTTATTTTATCGCTTGAATCATTCGGGGATTACAGTGGATATGTCCACGTTTTCCAAGGCGAACAAAACTCGAACAACCACCTTATTTGAGAGGATTTACACTCATCTCATGTCTCAAGCTCGCAAGAGACATCGTTGTTCAAGTCTGATGCTGTTTCCTATTGATTCAACCGTCATTACCCTGACGAGTAAGCTCTTTTGGTTCTACAAATACCATCAAGTGAAGTTAATTACAGGATTTGATTTAACAGAGAACATCCTGGGTAAGGCAGTAGTCTCTTTTGGGGAGAGACATGACCTAAGCTTTCAAGACGAGATTTTAGAAATGATCCCTGAGAATGCCGTTGCCATCATGGATAGAGGGTTTGCGAGTTGGAGATTTTTAGAGCGGCTGAGTGAGAGGAAGTGTTTATTTGTTGTGCGTATCAAGAATAACATGAGAATGAAGCTCAATCATGAGAGATACCGAGTGGTTCAATTTTTTGATGAGCATGGAACAGAGTTTCGTATTGCGACGAATCTAATGCATCTAAGTGATGAGGAAGTGAGTGAGCTGTATCGGCATCGGTGGGGGATTGAGAACTTATGGAAGTTTCTAAAGATGCATTTATCATTAGACAAGCTGATTACGAAGAGTTTGAATGGGGTGATAAATCAGATTTATATGGTTTTGATTGGGTACTTAATTTTAGAGCTAATGGAGATACCTGAATACTTTGGCAGGAAGCTATTAGACAAATTGCGATATTTGCAACTGGAACTGAGTCGCCGCTGCTCGATAGTGCATTGGAGCTTTGATTGGCAGCCAGAGCTACTTGTCACTTAG
- a CDS encoding O-methyltransferase, whose translation MSFSQEYLMTTEPLTDNQKRMDGYFGNFFGLMRRSLVAGGSELGLGMTLFSLAVSIRATRIIEIGCFKGFSTLCLASALRFIDIGWQEPQQHKQRPDIDYREFEAPKKRQLLSIDPFPTKEAEELIAEANLESYVEFINARSDEVTVEGLVDLIFIDGDHSYEGCKADVFNYVPWYLRPGGYFILHDYYGWYDAEGNNNSPVKQVIDELIDEELFEQKC comes from the coding sequence ATGAGCTTTAGTCAAGAATACTTAATGACAACAGAACCCCTAACTGATAATCAAAAAAGAATGGATGGGTATTTTGGAAATTTTTTTGGCTTGATGCGGCGGTCACTCGTTGCTGGTGGCTCGGAACTTGGATTGGGCATGACTCTTTTTTCTCTGGCAGTGAGCATTCGTGCCACGCGAATTATTGAAATTGGATGCTTTAAGGGCTTTTCCACACTATGCCTAGCAAGTGCGCTGCGATTCATTGATATTGGTTGGCAAGAACCACAACAACACAAGCAACGTCCTGACATAGACTACAGAGAATTTGAGGCGCCCAAAAAACGGCAACTACTTTCAATTGATCCTTTTCCAACTAAGGAAGCTGAGGAGCTGATTGCTGAAGCCAATCTTGAGAGCTATGTTGAATTTATTAACGCTCGTTCAGATGAAGTTACGGTTGAAGGTTTAGTTGATCTTATTTTCATTGATGGTGATCACAGCTATGAGGGATGCAAGGCTGATGTTTTCAATTATGTGCCTTGGTATTTGCGACCGGGGGGTTACTTTATTTTGCATGACTACTATGGCTGGTATGATGCCGAAGGTAATAATAACTCACCTGTGAAGCAAGTGATTGATGAATTGATTGACGAGGAACTATTTGAGCAGAAGTGTTGA
- the ftsH2 gene encoding ATP-dependent zinc metalloprotease FtsH2: MKVSWKTVLLWSIPLLLMGVLLWQGASNLMLNQSQPPLNTASTRMSYGRFLNYLDAGRISRVDIFDNGRTAIVDVSDPELINGRPLRVRVDMPGTAPEVISKLREQHVEIDVHPARNDSALWSLLGNLLFPVLLLGGLFFLFRRSSNVPGGPGQAMNFGKSRARFQMEAKTGVMFDDVAGVDEAKEELQEVVTFLKKPEKFTAVGARIPKGVLLVGPPGTGKTMLAKAIAGEAGVPFFSISGSEFVEMFVGVGASRVRDLFRKAKENAPCLIFIDEIDAVGRQRGAGIGGGNDEREQTLNQLLTEMDGFEGNTGIIVIAATNRPDVLDAALLRPGRFDRQVIVDAPDIKGRLAILKVHARNKKLAPEVSLEAIARRTPGFTGADLANLLNEAAILTARRRKPAITMLEIDDAVDRVVAGMEGTPLIDGKSKRLIAYHEVGHAIVGTLLKDHDPVQKVTLVPRGQARGLTWFMPSEDSGLISRSQLMARMAGALGGRAAEYVVFGDAEVTTGAGNDLQQVTAMARQMVTRFGMSDLGPLSLETQNGEVFLGRDLVSRTEYSEEIAARIDAQVRELVQHSYELAIKIIRENRVVIDRLVDLLVEKETIDGEEFRQIVAEYTVVPDKERFVPQL, encoded by the coding sequence ATGAAAGTCTCTTGGAAAACCGTTCTCCTTTGGTCAATTCCCCTACTGCTGATGGGGGTTCTGCTATGGCAGGGGGCAAGCAACTTGATGCTCAATCAAAGTCAGCCTCCCTTAAATACCGCCAGTACGCGCATGAGCTATGGCCGATTCCTCAACTACTTAGACGCCGGTCGCATTAGTCGAGTGGATATTTTCGATAATGGTCGCACTGCCATTGTCGATGTCTCTGATCCGGAACTGATTAACGGCCGACCCCTGCGGGTACGCGTGGACATGCCCGGCACAGCGCCAGAGGTCATCAGTAAACTGCGGGAGCAGCATGTAGAAATCGATGTGCATCCAGCCCGCAATGATAGTGCTCTCTGGAGCCTCTTGGGCAATTTGCTCTTCCCTGTCCTGCTTCTAGGAGGACTTTTCTTCCTCTTTCGCCGCTCTAGCAACGTGCCCGGTGGTCCCGGACAGGCGATGAACTTCGGTAAATCTCGTGCCCGCTTCCAAATGGAGGCCAAAACGGGCGTCATGTTCGATGATGTGGCGGGTGTGGATGAAGCCAAGGAAGAACTGCAAGAGGTGGTCACCTTCCTGAAAAAACCGGAGAAATTTACAGCAGTTGGTGCCCGCATTCCCAAGGGGGTATTGCTGGTGGGGCCTCCTGGTACAGGGAAAACGATGCTGGCCAAGGCGATCGCCGGGGAAGCTGGCGTGCCCTTTTTCTCCATCTCTGGCTCAGAGTTTGTCGAAATGTTTGTTGGTGTCGGTGCCTCCCGCGTGCGGGATCTCTTCCGCAAGGCCAAGGAAAATGCCCCCTGCCTTATCTTTATTGATGAAATTGATGCCGTGGGTCGCCAACGGGGTGCGGGAATTGGCGGTGGCAATGATGAGCGGGAGCAGACCCTCAACCAATTGCTGACAGAAATGGATGGCTTTGAGGGAAATACGGGCATTATTGTGATTGCAGCAACCAACCGTCCCGACGTTCTTGATGCGGCTCTCTTGCGTCCGGGTCGCTTTGACCGTCAGGTGATCGTGGATGCACCAGATATCAAGGGGCGTTTAGCCATTCTCAAGGTGCATGCCCGCAACAAAAAATTAGCGCCTGAAGTCTCCCTTGAGGCGATCGCTCGCCGTACTCCCGGCTTTACGGGTGCGGATTTAGCCAACTTGCTCAATGAAGCGGCGATTCTCACGGCCCGTCGGCGGAAACCCGCCATCACCATGCTGGAAATTGACGATGCCGTGGATCGGGTTGTCGCTGGTATGGAGGGCACACCGCTCATTGATGGCAAGAGCAAACGCCTCATCGCTTACCACGAGGTGGGTCACGCCATTGTTGGCACCCTCCTGAAGGATCACGATCCCGTGCAAAAAGTGACCTTGGTGCCGCGTGGTCAAGCCCGTGGTCTCACTTGGTTCATGCCTTCAGAAGATTCCGGTCTCATCTCGCGATCGCAACTGATGGCGCGGATGGCCGGTGCCCTTGGTGGTCGCGCTGCCGAATACGTGGTCTTTGGCGATGCTGAAGTCACGACTGGTGCCGGCAATGACCTGCAACAGGTGACAGCGATGGCACGGCAAATGGTTACTCGCTTTGGCATGTCGGATCTAGGGCCTCTCTCCTTGGAAACCCAAAACGGTGAAGTGTTCTTGGGGCGGGACTTGGTCTCTCGGACAGAATACTCCGAGGAAATTGCCGCTCGCATTGATGCCCAAGTGCGAGAGTTGGTGCAGCACAGCTACGAGCTAGCCATCAAGATCATCCGCGAAAATCGGGTCGTGATTGACCGCTTGGTGGATCTACTGGTGGAAAAAGAAACGATTGATGGTGAGGAGTTTCGCCAAATTGTTGCTGAGTACACCGTGGTTCCCGACAAAGAGCGGTTTGTGCCCCAACTCTAG
- the recG gene encoding ATP-dependent DNA helicase RecG has translation MSLDWPRLQRALAIEMERGFCNLQGNTYRFNEYLHEALTQAPLQQLPVQVRDRWQETAAAYAQYNDLSPTQRQHLVVQTRQLLHDVHKQLITSSPPRLLNQPLKTVNGIGDRTAAKLEKLGLYTVRDLIDYFPRDHVDYARQVPIRQLQAGETVTLVGKVRRCNCFTSPRNAKLTILELVLQDRTGQIRLSRFYAGARYAQRGWQEQQKRLYAPQTIVAASGLVKLTKYGLTLEDPQLEVLDHAAAEIDSLTIGRIVPIYPLAEGVSPDVIRRAVDRVLPLVQGYPDPLPQELRQRHQLIPLDTALRHIHFPPDQAQLSLARRRLIFDEFFYLQLGLLQRRRQQQQQASVPLNPQGALIEQFYQQLPFRLTGAQQRVVAEILADLERPIPMNRLVQGDVGSGKTVVAVIALLAAVQSGYQAALMAPTEVLAEQHYRKLFEWLTPLHVPVELLTGSIRAAKRRQILDQLATGELPVLVGTHALIQEGVTFQRLGLVVIDEQHRFGVAQRAKLQAKGLLPHVLTMTATPIPRTLALTLHGDLDVSQIDELPPGRQPIQTTVLGRCDRPHAYDLIRREVAQGRQAYIVLPLVEESEKLDLKSAIAEHERLQTEIFPNFRVGLLHGRMASSDKDATIQAFAKGELDILVATTVVEVGVDVPNATVMLIEHAERFGLSQLHQLRGRVGRGAQQSYCLLLNSSRNEAAKQRLSVLAQSQDGFFIAEMDLRLRGPGEVLGTRQSGLPDFALASLVEDQDCLEAARAAASQLIEQDPELQGYPLLQAVLQQRRDRLLEGMMN, from the coding sequence ATGTCCCTAGACTGGCCACGCCTACAACGCGCCCTTGCCATCGAAATGGAGCGGGGCTTTTGCAACCTTCAGGGCAATACCTATCGGTTCAATGAGTATTTACACGAAGCGTTAACGCAAGCCCCCCTGCAACAACTGCCTGTTCAGGTGCGCGATCGCTGGCAGGAAACGGCAGCAGCCTATGCCCAGTACAACGATCTGTCCCCCACGCAACGACAGCACCTCGTGGTGCAAACGCGCCAACTGCTGCACGATGTCCACAAACAACTTATTACTAGCTCCCCTCCCCGTCTCCTCAACCAGCCGCTAAAGACGGTCAATGGCATTGGCGATCGCACTGCTGCCAAGCTGGAAAAACTGGGGCTTTACACGGTTAGGGATCTCATTGACTACTTTCCCCGCGATCATGTTGACTATGCTCGCCAAGTACCGATTCGGCAACTGCAAGCCGGAGAAACCGTCACCCTTGTAGGTAAAGTTCGCCGTTGCAACTGTTTTACCAGTCCTCGCAATGCCAAGCTAACGATTTTGGAACTTGTCCTCCAAGATCGGACGGGTCAAATTCGCCTCAGCCGCTTCTACGCCGGTGCCCGCTATGCCCAACGCGGATGGCAAGAGCAGCAAAAACGCCTCTATGCCCCACAGACAATTGTGGCTGCCTCTGGCCTCGTGAAACTGACGAAGTATGGCCTCACCCTTGAGGATCCCCAGTTGGAAGTGCTGGATCATGCTGCGGCAGAAATAGACTCCCTCACGATTGGCCGTATTGTGCCGATCTATCCCCTAGCCGAGGGAGTTTCTCCCGATGTGATTCGCCGTGCGGTCGATCGCGTTCTGCCCTTGGTGCAGGGCTATCCTGATCCCCTACCGCAGGAGCTACGCCAACGTCACCAACTGATTCCTCTAGATACGGCGCTGCGTCACATTCACTTTCCGCCAGATCAAGCCCAACTGAGTCTGGCACGGCGGCGGCTGATTTTTGATGAATTTTTCTACCTACAACTGGGATTGCTCCAACGGCGGCGGCAGCAACAACAGCAGGCCAGTGTCCCCCTCAACCCCCAAGGGGCGCTCATCGAGCAATTTTATCAACAGCTACCGTTTCGACTTACGGGGGCGCAGCAGCGGGTGGTGGCTGAAATTTTGGCAGATTTAGAGCGCCCGATTCCCATGAATCGCCTTGTCCAAGGGGATGTGGGATCCGGCAAAACTGTGGTCGCTGTGATTGCGCTATTGGCGGCTGTGCAGTCGGGTTACCAAGCAGCCCTGATGGCACCCACAGAGGTTCTGGCAGAGCAGCACTATCGCAAGCTTTTTGAATGGCTCACCCCCCTCCATGTGCCGGTGGAACTGCTCACAGGATCGATACGCGCGGCCAAGCGACGTCAGATTTTGGATCAATTAGCAACAGGGGAATTACCGGTGCTGGTGGGTACCCATGCCCTCATCCAAGAGGGGGTAACGTTTCAGCGGCTGGGTCTCGTGGTGATTGATGAACAGCACCGCTTTGGGGTGGCGCAACGGGCAAAGCTGCAAGCCAAGGGACTCTTGCCCCATGTGCTGACAATGACGGCGACACCGATTCCCCGTACTCTTGCGTTGACCCTCCATGGGGATTTGGATGTGAGTCAAATTGATGAATTGCCCCCCGGTCGGCAGCCGATTCAAACCACGGTGTTGGGACGGTGCGATCGCCCCCATGCCTACGATTTAATCCGCCGTGAAGTGGCCCAGGGGCGTCAGGCCTACATTGTCCTCCCTTTGGTTGAGGAATCGGAAAAACTGGATCTGAAATCCGCCATTGCCGAGCACGAGCGATTACAAACAGAGATTTTTCCCAATTTTCGGGTCGGGCTGCTCCACGGTCGCATGGCATCTAGTGACAAGGATGCAACGATTCAAGCCTTTGCCAAGGGGGAACTGGATATTCTTGTGGCCACCACGGTGGTTGAGGTGGGGGTAGATGTCCCCAATGCCACGGTGATGCTCATTGAACACGCGGAACGCTTTGGCCTATCCCAACTGCATCAACTGCGGGGGCGGGTGGGGCGGGGTGCCCAACAGTCCTATTGTCTCTTGCTGAATAGTTCTCGCAATGAGGCGGCCAAGCAACGCTTAAGTGTGTTGGCTCAGTCTCAGGATGGCTTCTTTATTGCCGAGATGGATCTGCGGCTGCGCGGTCCAGGGGAAGTGCTGGGCACACGACAATCGGGACTGCCGGATTTTGCCCTCGCAAGCCTAGTAGAGGATCAAGATTGCCTAGAGGCGGCGCGTGCGGCCGCGAGTCAACTAATAGAACAGGATCCTGAACTGCAGGGGTACCCTCTTCTGCAAGCAGTTCTCCAACAACGGCGCGATCGCCTCCTTGAAGGCATGATGAACTAA
- a CDS encoding undecaprenyl-diphosphate phosphatase translates to MDIILWLQAVILGLVQGITEFLPISSTAHLILLSDVLGWKSVWHKTALDAMQFGSVIAVFGYFWQDIRQMVQGGWQAWRQRDWQREEWKLLAGIAVGTIPALVAGLILKLAKVELDRPQIIATMAIAMAILLGLAEKWGARKRTYQDIGILDGVLVGCGQMIALLPGASRSGSTLTTALLLGLERQTAARFSFLLGIPTLTIATLVQAKDVFDQGTLFFPLVIATLSSMVFSYLAIAWLLRFLQRHSTWVFIWYRIGLGAALWGAIALGNLQT, encoded by the coding sequence GTGGATATTATTCTCTGGTTGCAAGCGGTTATCCTCGGCTTAGTACAAGGCATTACAGAGTTTTTACCCATTAGCAGCACCGCTCACCTCATTCTCTTGAGTGATGTGTTGGGGTGGAAAAGTGTCTGGCATAAAACAGCCCTTGACGCGATGCAATTCGGCAGTGTGATTGCGGTTTTTGGCTATTTTTGGCAGGACATTCGCCAAATGGTTCAAGGCGGTTGGCAAGCATGGCGGCAACGGGATTGGCAGCGGGAGGAGTGGAAGCTGCTGGCCGGCATTGCCGTGGGCACGATTCCTGCATTGGTGGCGGGACTGATTCTGAAATTGGCCAAGGTAGAACTGGATCGCCCTCAAATCATTGCCACGATGGCGATCGCCATGGCGATTCTCTTGGGACTGGCGGAAAAGTGGGGTGCTCGCAAACGCACCTATCAAGACATTGGCATTTTAGATGGCGTGTTGGTGGGCTGTGGCCAGATGATTGCCCTGCTGCCAGGGGCTTCGCGATCTGGATCTACATTAACCACGGCTTTGTTGCTAGGACTGGAGCGGCAAACAGCGGCTCGCTTTTCGTTTCTGTTGGGTATTCCCACACTGACGATCGCGACCCTTGTCCAAGCCAAAGATGTCTTTGATCAGGGCACCCTGTTTTTTCCTTTAGTGATTGCCACGCTATCGAGCATGGTTTTCTCCTATCTGGCGATCGCTTGGCTGCTGCGATTTCTCCAACGTCACTCCACTTGGGTCTTTATTTGGTATCGCATTGGCTTGGGAGCTGCCCTCTGGGGGGCGATCGCCCTTGGCAATTTGCAAACCTAA